In Bradyrhizobium lablabi, one DNA window encodes the following:
- a CDS encoding acyl-CoA carboxylase subunit beta — protein MKEILDILEERRAGAKLGGGEKRIEAQHARGKLTARERIELLLDKGSFEEFDMFVEHRSTEFGMEKTKVPGDGVVTGWGTVNGRKTFVFAKDFTVFGGSLSETHAQKIVKIQDMAMKARAPIIGLYDAGGARIQEGVAALAGYSYVFRRNVIASGVIPQISVIMGPCAGGDVYSPAMTDFIFMVKNTSYMFVTGPDVVKTVTNEVVTAEELGGASVHATRSSIADGAFENDVETLLQMRRLIDFLPSNNTDGVPEWPSFDDIGRVDMSLDTLIPDHPNKPYDMKELILKVVDEGDFFEISEAFAKNIVTGFGRIAGRTVGFVANQPMVLAGVLDSDASRKAARFVRFCDAFNIPIVTFVDVPGFLPGTAQEYGGLIKHGAKLLFAYSQCTVPLVTVITRKAYGGAFDVMASKEIGADMNYAWPTAQIAVMGAKGAVEIIFRSDIGDTDAIAARTKEYEDRFLSPFIAAERGYIDDVIMPHSTRRRIARALAMLRDKQVEMPMKKHDNLPL, from the coding sequence ATGAAAGAAATCCTGGATATCCTCGAGGAACGGCGCGCCGGAGCAAAGCTCGGCGGCGGCGAGAAGCGCATCGAGGCGCAGCACGCCCGCGGCAAATTGACCGCGCGGGAGCGCATCGAGCTTCTGCTCGACAAGGGCTCGTTCGAGGAATTCGACATGTTCGTCGAGCACCGCTCGACCGAGTTCGGCATGGAAAAGACAAAGGTGCCGGGCGACGGCGTCGTCACCGGCTGGGGCACCGTCAACGGCCGCAAGACCTTTGTGTTCGCCAAGGATTTTACCGTGTTCGGCGGCTCGCTGTCGGAAACCCACGCGCAAAAAATCGTAAAAATCCAGGACATGGCGATGAAGGCGAGGGCGCCGATCATCGGGCTTTATGACGCCGGCGGCGCGCGCATCCAGGAAGGCGTAGCAGCGCTTGCCGGCTATTCCTATGTGTTCCGCCGCAACGTCATTGCATCCGGCGTGATCCCGCAGATCTCGGTCATCATGGGTCCCTGCGCCGGCGGTGACGTTTACTCTCCGGCGATGACCGATTTTATCTTCATGGTGAAGAACACGAGCTACATGTTCGTCACCGGGCCCGACGTGGTCAAGACCGTCACCAACGAGGTCGTCACCGCCGAAGAGCTCGGCGGCGCGTCCGTGCATGCCACGCGCTCCTCGATCGCCGACGGCGCGTTCGAGAACGACGTCGAGACGCTGTTGCAGATGCGCCGGCTGATCGATTTCCTGCCCTCAAACAACACCGACGGCGTGCCGGAGTGGCCGAGCTTTGACGATATCGGCCGCGTCGACATGTCGTTGGACACGCTGATCCCCGATCATCCGAACAAGCCCTACGACATGAAGGAACTGATCCTGAAGGTCGTCGACGAGGGCGACTTTTTCGAAATTTCCGAGGCGTTTGCGAAAAACATCGTCACCGGCTTCGGCCGCATCGCCGGCCGCACGGTCGGTTTTGTCGCCAACCAGCCGATGGTGCTGGCGGGCGTGCTTGACTCCGATGCCTCGCGCAAGGCGGCGCGCTTTGTCCGCTTTTGCGATGCTTTCAATATTCCGATTGTCACGTTCGTCGACGTACCAGGCTTCCTGCCGGGCACCGCGCAGGAATATGGCGGGCTGATAAAACACGGCGCCAAATTGTTGTTCGCCTATTCGCAATGCACGGTGCCGCTGGTCACGGTGATCACGCGAAAAGCCTATGGCGGCGCGTTCGACGTGATGGCGTCAAAGGAAATCGGCGCCGACATGAACTACGCCTGGCCGACCGCGCAGATCGCTGTCATGGGCGCCAAGGGCGCGGTCGAGATCATTTTCCGGAGCGATATCGGCGACACCGACGCCATCGCCGCACGCACCAAGGAATATGAAGACCGCTTCCTGTCCCCCTTCATCGCCGCCGAGCGCGGCTATATCGACGACGTCATCATGCCGCACTCGACCCGGCGACGGATCGCCCGGGCGCTGGCGATGCTCAGGGATAAGCAGGTCGAGATGCCGATGAAGAAGCATGATAATTTGCCGTTGTGA
- a CDS encoding nucleoside hydrolase, with protein MSFSVRMRLVVRLVLLLPLVGAIVSPAMAAGAPAQQMVIIDTDIGDDFDDALAVGLALSSPELKILGITSAWGDTALRARMLDRLLCDVGRTDIPVAVGIEKHAPGQAAFTQARWAARQPARTHQAAVDFMLEQIRRYPGEITLIGIAPLTNLGAAIERDPATFKKLKRIVIMGGSIHRGYGDVYAPNNRPDAEYNIAMDAVAAKQVFNSGVPLYVMPLDATQHKLDEVKRQLLFTESTNLTDDLSLLYLQWVAGFHQQTPTLYDDVAVAYAIDPALCPVSPMRIEVDDKGFTRPVPGAANSFVCLSSDSDKFFNFYMARLMQQRLAGSCPR; from the coding sequence ATGAGCTTCAGCGTGCGGATGCGCCTTGTGGTACGGCTTGTTTTGTTGCTGCCGCTCGTCGGTGCGATTGTTTCCCCGGCGATGGCCGCCGGCGCGCCGGCCCAACAGATGGTCATCATCGACACCGACATCGGCGACGATTTTGACGACGCGTTGGCGGTGGGACTGGCGCTATCGAGCCCGGAGCTGAAAATTCTCGGCATCACCTCGGCCTGGGGCGATACGGCCTTGCGCGCGCGAATGCTCGACCGTCTGCTGTGCGATGTCGGCCGCACCGATATTCCGGTCGCGGTTGGTATCGAGAAGCACGCACCAGGCCAGGCGGCGTTCACGCAAGCCCGCTGGGCAGCCCGCCAACCAGCCAGGACACATCAGGCCGCCGTCGATTTCATGCTGGAGCAGATTCGCCGATATCCGGGAGAGATCACGTTGATCGGCATCGCGCCGTTGACCAATTTGGGCGCGGCGATCGAACGCGATCCCGCCACCTTCAAGAAATTGAAGCGGATCGTGATCATGGGCGGCTCGATCCATCGCGGTTACGGCGATGTTTATGCGCCCAACAACCGGCCCGATGCGGAATACAACATCGCCATGGATGCGGTCGCGGCCAAACAGGTCTTCAACTCCGGCGTGCCACTCTATGTGATGCCGCTCGACGCCACCCAACATAAACTGGATGAGGTGAAGCGGCAGCTCCTCTTCACCGAAAGCACGAACCTGACGGACGATCTGTCGCTATTGTACCTGCAATGGGTCGCAGGGTTCCATCAGCAGACGCCGACTTTGTACGACGATGTCGCGGTGGCCTATGCGATCGATCCCGCCCTGTGCCCGGTCTCGCCCATGAGGATCGAGGTGGACGACAAGGGTTTTACGCGCCCGGTGCCGGGAGCGGCGAACAGTTTCGTCTGCCTCAGCTCCGATTCCGACAAGTTTTTCAATTTCTACATGGCGCGCTTGATGCAACAGAGACTTGCCGGCTCGTGCCCCAGGTGA
- a CDS encoding glycoside hydrolase family 108 protein translates to MAASNFDKCFKFILQFEGGFTNDPKDPGGPTNLGITQATLSAFIGRQATIAEVKALTPAKVGPIYRGKFWDNVNGDNLPDGIDLAVFDFGVHSGPTRGVAALQRAIGVADDGSLGPVTTAAANKADPKTTINAICDDRMAFIKKTKAFKVPRFQKGLINRVTKCRRAALSMV, encoded by the coding sequence ATGGCGGCATCCAACTTTGATAAATGTTTCAAATTCATTCTGCAATTCGAAGGCGGCTTCACCAACGATCCCAAGGATCCGGGCGGCCCGACCAATCTCGGCATCACCCAGGCGACGCTTTCGGCCTTCATCGGCCGCCAGGCGACGATCGCCGAAGTGAAGGCGCTGACGCCGGCAAAGGTCGGGCCGATCTATCGCGGGAAATTCTGGGACAACGTCAATGGCGACAATCTTCCGGACGGGATCGATCTCGCGGTATTCGACTTCGGCGTCCATTCCGGCCCGACCCGCGGCGTAGCAGCACTGCAGCGCGCGATCGGCGTCGCCGACGACGGCTCGCTCGGCCCGGTCACCACCGCCGCCGCGAACAAGGCCGACCCCAAAACCACGATCAACGCTATCTGCGACGATCGCATGGCCTTCATCAAGAAGACTAAAGCGTTCAAGGTCCCGAGATTTCAGAAAGGCCTGATCAACCGGGTGACGAAATGCCGGAGGGCCGCGCTGTCGATGGTGTGA
- a CDS encoding DUF2214 family protein codes for MSTLFAFLHHLCAFTLVSALAIEFALIRGELTLSSARRLQVTDLVLGIAAGALLIIGLMRVFFFEKGAEYYFHSHAFLTKLALFIVVGLLSIIPTVEFLSWRGALKAGQVPSIDAKKRRRVTAVIHGELFAVVIILLCAAIMARGGWV; via the coding sequence ATGTCCACGCTGTTCGCGTTCCTCCATCACCTTTGCGCCTTCACGCTGGTGTCGGCGCTCGCGATCGAATTTGCGCTGATCCGCGGGGAACTGACGCTTTCCTCGGCGCGCAGGCTGCAGGTCACCGACCTCGTGCTCGGCATTGCTGCCGGCGCGCTATTGATCATCGGGCTGATGCGGGTGTTCTTTTTCGAGAAGGGCGCGGAATATTATTTCCATAGCCACGCCTTTCTCACCAAGCTCGCGCTCTTTATCGTTGTCGGACTGCTGTCGATCATCCCGACGGTGGAATTCCTGTCATGGCGCGGGGCGCTGAAGGCGGGGCAAGTGCCTTCGATTGACGCGAAGAAACGGCGACGGGTCACGGCCGTGATTCACGGCGAACTGTTTGCCGTCGTCATCATCCTGCTGTGTGCCGCGATCATGGCCCGGGGAGGATGGGTTTAG
- a CDS encoding twin-arginine translocation signal domain-containing protein, whose protein sequence is MERRHFLKFAVGFAAGAAALAASAQAAPLAPLPLARDERRSPSNENLRSAVTTKAEVDRLQPQEVRWGWHHRHWHHRHWGWRHRHWGWRRRHWRRWHRRYW, encoded by the coding sequence ATGGAGCGCCGCCACTTTCTGAAATTCGCTGTTGGATTTGCCGCGGGCGCTGCCGCGCTAGCCGCGAGTGCCCAGGCCGCGCCGCTGGCGCCCCTGCCGCTTGCCCGAGATGAAAGGCGATCGCCGTCGAACGAAAATCTCCGTTCCGCCGTTACCACCAAGGCCGAAGTCGATCGCCTCCAGCCGCAGGAAGTACGCTGGGGCTGGCACCACCGGCACTGGCATCATCGCCACTGGGGCTGGCGTCACCGTCATTGGGGCTGGCGTCGCCGTCACTGGCGCCGCTGGCACCGCCGTTACTGGTAA
- a CDS encoding GCG_CRPN prefix-to-repeats domain-containing protein: MKLLAASALAIGLSLAAMTASQAMPVAPLDQSEHADIIQVYGGCGWGGHRGPYGGCRPLYNCPPGWHPGPAGRRCFRNW, from the coding sequence ATGAAACTGCTTGCTGCATCTGCGTTAGCTATTGGCCTCAGCCTTGCGGCGATGACCGCATCGCAGGCAATGCCGGTGGCGCCGCTCGATCAATCCGAACACGCCGATATCATCCAAGTCTACGGCGGCTGCGGATGGGGTGGACACCGCGGTCCCTATGGCGGATGCCGTCCGTTGTATAATTGCCCGCCCGGCTGGCATCCCGGACCCGCCGGCCGGCGTTGCTTTAGGAATTGGTAA
- a CDS encoding alpha/beta fold hydrolase, with protein sequence MNRFVTALSAALLASPLIAVNAAETTQREPYGIGLEGFAYPFPVNLLPLTSDGEQLRMAYMDVAPAQPNGRTVVLLHGRNFPSSYWAPVIKTLTDAGYRVVVPDQVGFGKSSKPWGELHFDTLARNTIALLDHLQIAKADIVAHSLGGMLGVRIARAYPDRVQHLLLAAPIGLEDYRLYVPPTPTEKILESEDKLTAEGYRKQLETNYSIKLPPDQITPFIDARFNIKGASEYPRWLRAFVSSGQMIYREPVAHEIPLITEPTLFIMGADDHNAPGKPNAPEALRPKMGQNAELAKALAAKMPNASAEVIPNTGHLVFLEAPAKFNELMLGFLAK encoded by the coding sequence ATGAACCGTTTTGTTACAGCGTTGTCTGCCGCCCTGCTCGCCTCGCCATTGATCGCGGTCAATGCCGCTGAAACCACGCAACGCGAACCCTACGGCATAGGCCTCGAAGGTTTTGCCTATCCCTTCCCCGTCAACCTATTGCCGCTTACTAGTGACGGGGAGCAGCTGCGGATGGCCTATATGGACGTGGCGCCGGCGCAGCCGAACGGCCGCACGGTGGTGCTGTTGCACGGCCGCAATTTTCCGTCGAGCTATTGGGCGCCGGTGATCAAGACGCTCACCGACGCCGGCTACCGCGTGGTGGTGCCGGACCAGGTCGGTTTCGGCAAATCTTCAAAACCCTGGGGTGAACTGCATTTCGACACACTGGCGCGGAACACGATCGCGCTGCTCGATCATCTACAGATCGCAAAGGCCGACATCGTCGCGCATTCGCTCGGCGGCATGCTGGGCGTGCGGATCGCGCGCGCCTATCCGGACCGGGTCCAGCATTTGCTGCTGGCGGCGCCGATCGGGCTCGAGGATTACCGGCTTTATGTCCCGCCGACGCCGACGGAAAAAATTCTGGAGAGCGAAGACAAACTGACCGCCGAGGGCTATCGCAAGCAGCTCGAGACCAATTATTCGATAAAACTGCCGCCCGACCAGATCACACCGTTCATCGATGCGCGCTTCAACATCAAGGGCGCGTCCGAATATCCGCGCTGGCTGCGCGCGTTTGTCTCCTCGGGGCAAATGATCTACCGCGAGCCGGTGGCGCACGAAATCCCGCTGATCACGGAGCCAACGCTGTTCATCATGGGCGCCGACGATCACAATGCGCCGGGCAAGCCCAATGCGCCGGAGGCGCTGCGGCCGAAGATGGGGCAGAACGCCGAGCTCGCCAAGGCGCTGGCGGCGAAAATGCCAAACGCAAGCGCCGAAGTGATCCCGAATACCGGGCATCTTGTGTTTCTCGAGGCGCCCGCGAAATTCAACGAGCTGATGCTCGGCTTTCTCGCCAAGTAA
- a CDS encoding ArsR/SmtB family transcription factor has product MKAGPDIAMVASLVGDPARANMLTALMTGRALTATELAHQAGITPQTASSHLSKLEAGGLIEQEKQGRHRYYRLSDSDVAGVLEGLAGLAARAGHMRVRTGPKDPALRRARVCYDHLAGDLGVQMLDSMKRQKLVRQQQHDIKLTAEGARFMATALQIDADALAHPRRPLCKACLDWSERRHHLAGTLGAALMSRFTELKWAARDPTPGSRVVNFSRNGEKRFAALFGNGED; this is encoded by the coding sequence ATGAAAGCAGGTCCCGATATCGCCATGGTCGCTTCGCTGGTCGGCGATCCCGCGCGCGCCAACATGCTCACCGCGCTGATGACCGGCCGCGCGCTGACCGCGACCGAACTTGCGCACCAGGCCGGCATCACGCCGCAGACCGCCAGTTCGCATCTTTCAAAACTCGAAGCCGGCGGGCTGATCGAGCAGGAAAAGCAAGGCCGCCACCGCTACTACCGCCTGAGCGATTCCGATGTCGCCGGCGTGCTTGAGGGCCTTGCGGGTCTTGCCGCGCGGGCCGGCCACATGCGCGTGCGCACCGGGCCGAAGGATCCGGCGTTGCGCCGCGCACGGGTCTGCTACGATCATCTCGCCGGCGATCTCGGCGTCCAGATGCTCGACAGCATGAAGCGGCAAAAGCTGGTCCGGCAGCAGCAGCACGACATCAAGCTGACCGCCGAGGGCGCGCGCTTCATGGCGACCGCGCTACAGATCGACGCTGACGCCCTCGCCCATCCGCGCCGGCCGCTGTGCAAGGCCTGCCTCGACTGGAGCGAGCGGCGCCATCATCTCGCCGGCACGCTGGGCGCCGCCTTGATGAGCCGGTTCACTGAACTGAAATGGGCCGCGCGCGACCCCACGCCCGGCAGCCGCGTCGTCAATTTCAGCCGCAACGGCGAAAAGCGGTTCGCGGCGCTGTTCGGCAACGGCGAGGATTAG
- a CDS encoding NIPSNAP family protein — MITVFIRYQLDPFKRAMFEQYAKRWLSIIPRCGGDLIGYWMPHEGTNNIAFALISFESLAAYENYRARLRTDQEGMANFNFAEENKFILAEERTFLRKVVA, encoded by the coding sequence GTGATTACCGTCTTCATCCGCTACCAGCTCGATCCGTTCAAGCGCGCGATGTTCGAGCAATATGCAAAACGCTGGCTCAGCATCATTCCCCGCTGTGGCGGCGACCTGATCGGCTATTGGATGCCGCATGAGGGCACCAACAACATCGCGTTCGCTCTGATTTCCTTCGAAAGTCTCGCGGCCTATGAAAATTATCGCGCGCGGCTTCGCACCGACCAGGAGGGCATGGCCAATTTCAATTTTGCGGAAGAAAACAAATTCATCCTCGCCGAGGAACGGACGTTTTTGCGCAAGGTGGTCGCATAA
- a CDS encoding isocitrate lyase/PEP mutase family protein, giving the protein MPVTSADKRATFRKMHETGCFVLPNPFDVGSAKALQHLGFKAIASSSAGFAWTIGKADNRVTLEEVLAHLTALCDAVDLPVNADFEGGFASEAEKVAANVARAVKTGVAGLSIEDSTGDAAKPLYERGHAIERIKAARAAIDADNSGVVLVGRCEGFLVGQADLTMVIDRLNAYADAGADCLYAPGIRAKEQIAEVVKAVHPKPFNLLLGSPGLSVAEAADLGVRRISVGGALARAAWGGFMRAAREIAEKGTFAELGNGYPGGELNKMFS; this is encoded by the coding sequence ATGCCGGTAACATCAGCGGACAAGCGCGCCACCTTTCGCAAGATGCATGAGACGGGATGCTTCGTGCTGCCCAACCCCTTCGATGTCGGCAGCGCCAAGGCGCTGCAGCATCTGGGCTTCAAGGCGATTGCGTCCTCAAGCGCGGGCTTTGCGTGGACAATCGGAAAGGCCGACAACCGCGTCACGCTGGAGGAGGTGCTGGCGCATCTCACCGCGCTCTGCGATGCGGTTGATCTGCCGGTCAACGCGGATTTCGAGGGCGGTTTTGCCAGTGAGGCGGAGAAGGTCGCCGCCAATGTCGCGCGCGCGGTCAAGACCGGCGTTGCCGGTCTGTCGATCGAGGATTCCACCGGAGATGCCGCAAAGCCGCTTTACGAGCGCGGGCATGCGATCGAGCGCATCAAGGCGGCGCGTGCCGCCATCGATGCCGACAACAGCGGCGTCGTGCTGGTCGGCCGTTGCGAAGGTTTCCTGGTCGGGCAGGCCGACCTGACCATGGTGATCGACCGGCTCAACGCCTATGCCGACGCTGGTGCTGATTGCCTCTATGCGCCCGGCATCCGCGCCAAGGAGCAGATCGCCGAAGTCGTCAAGGCCGTGCACCCCAAACCGTTCAATCTTCTGCTTGGCTCGCCCGGCTTGAGCGTCGCAGAAGCCGCCGACCTCGGCGTCCGCCGCATCAGTGTCGGCGGCGCATTGGCGCGCGCCGCCTGGGGCGGGTTTATGCGCGCGGCGCGGGAGATCGCGGAGAAGGGGACGTTTGCCGAACTGGGCAATGGCTATCCCGGCGGCGAGTTGAACAAGATGTTCAGCTGA
- a CDS encoding trimeric intracellular cation channel family protein: MWALPPTDTVLQVLSLVALAAQAMSAALAAGRRRMDWVGVCFLGCITALGGGTIRDVLLGHYPLLWVENPFYLALTAGSAFATILIARAVHRLSVAFLVLDAIGLVVFTMAGCDVAWQVNASLPIVIVSGMITGCAGGVLRDILCNDVPLLFRSELYASVSVVTGLFYATAFGLKLTDDVWTVLTFVLGLSFRLLAIRYKWEMPKFVFNEDRK; this comes from the coding sequence ATGTGGGCCTTGCCGCCGACCGATACCGTCCTGCAGGTGCTGTCGCTGGTGGCGCTCGCGGCGCAGGCGATGAGCGCGGCGCTTGCTGCGGGAAGGCGCCGCATGGATTGGGTCGGCGTATGCTTCCTTGGCTGCATTACCGCGCTTGGCGGGGGAACGATCAGGGATGTCCTGCTCGGGCACTATCCACTGCTGTGGGTGGAAAACCCGTTCTATCTCGCGCTGACGGCAGGTAGCGCCTTCGCGACCATCCTGATTGCCCGCGCGGTGCATCGGCTGAGCGTGGCGTTTCTCGTCCTCGACGCGATCGGGCTCGTGGTATTCACCATGGCCGGATGCGACGTCGCCTGGCAGGTCAACGCGTCATTGCCGATCGTGATCGTGTCCGGAATGATCACCGGATGCGCCGGAGGGGTGCTGCGCGATATCCTCTGCAACGACGTGCCGTTGTTGTTTCGCTCCGAGCTTTACGCCAGCGTCTCTGTCGTCACCGGACTTTTTTACGCCACGGCCTTCGGCCTGAAATTGACTGACGACGTCTGGACGGTCCTGACTTTTGTGCTGGGCCTGTCGTTTCGCCTGCTAGCGATCCGCTATAAATGGGAAATGCCGAAATTCGTGTTTAACGAAGATCGCAAGTGA
- a CDS encoding cytochrome c: protein MRAILAAVLLCSASAAGGAQAEPSADTIAHGKALTEAGDCASCHTADPAKPFAGGKRIDTPFGGIYSPNLTPDHETGIGGWSDADFSRALRYGVDPDGSRYYPAFPYPNFTKLTRDDILAIRAYLATLAPVHNDPPPPELRWPLNYRVMMRLWNFLFFRPGIFEPDQQKSAEWNRGGYLVTGAAHCGACHTPKNFFGADKRGRAFGGGLIGGWFAPRLDNAARSGLKSWSVDDIAEYLASGRNTKSHAGGLMAEVVANSTSKMSDADVRAIAVYLKDLPPGASEPAVTAPPQSEMAAGKAIYDHLCIACHEADGSGAPRIYPPLPGNANLQANDPASTLRIMLDGAQTVTTSRAPNTGSMPPYAKDLSDQQIADVTNYVRNSWGNAAPLVTPAEVKKARR from the coding sequence ATGCGGGCGATTCTCGCCGCCGTGCTTTTGTGCAGCGCGTCAGCCGCTGGCGGGGCGCAGGCCGAGCCCTCGGCGGACACCATCGCGCACGGCAAGGCGCTGACGGAAGCCGGCGATTGCGCGAGCTGCCATACCGCCGATCCCGCCAAACCGTTCGCCGGGGGAAAGCGCATCGACACCCCGTTCGGCGGGATTTATTCACCGAACCTGACGCCGGATCACGAGACCGGGATCGGCGGCTGGAGCGATGCCGATTTTTCGCGTGCTTTGCGCTACGGCGTGGACCCGGACGGCTCGCGCTATTACCCGGCGTTCCCCTATCCGAATTTCACGAAACTCACCCGCGACGACATCCTGGCGATCCGCGCCTATCTCGCGACGCTTGCGCCGGTTCACAACGACCCGCCGCCGCCGGAACTGCGCTGGCCGCTGAATTACCGGGTGATGATGCGGTTGTGGAATTTTCTGTTCTTCCGGCCCGGCATCTTCGAGCCGGATCAACAAAAGAGCGCGGAATGGAATCGCGGTGGCTATCTCGTCACTGGCGCCGCGCATTGCGGCGCCTGCCACACGCCGAAAAACTTCTTCGGCGCCGACAAACGCGGCCGGGCGTTTGGCGGCGGATTGATCGGCGGCTGGTTTGCGCCCCGGCTCGATAATGCCGCGCGCAGCGGGTTGAAATCATGGAGCGTCGATGACATCGCCGAGTACCTTGCGAGCGGCCGCAACACCAAAAGCCATGCCGGCGGGTTAATGGCGGAAGTCGTGGCCAATTCGACCTCGAAAATGAGCGACGCCGATGTCCGCGCCATCGCGGTTTACCTGAAGGATCTTCCACCGGGCGCATCGGAGCCGGCGGTCACAGCGCCACCGCAGTCGGAGATGGCGGCCGGAAAGGCCATCTACGACCATCTCTGCATCGCCTGCCATGAAGCGGACGGCTCGGGCGCGCCGAGGATTTATCCGCCATTGCCCGGCAACGCCAATCTGCAGGCGAACGACCCCGCAAGCACGCTCCGTATCATGCTCGATGGCGCCCAGACCGTGACGACGTCGCGCGCACCCAATACCGGATCGATGCCGCCGTACGCCAAAGATTTGTCGGACCAGCAGATTGCGGATGTCACGAACTACGTCAGGAATTCGTGGGGCAACGCCGCACCGCTGGTGACGCCGGCGGAGGTTAAGAAAGCGCGGCGGTGA